The genomic window CCCGCGCCCGGGTCGGAGGAGGTGCCGCAGGCGGTGAGGCCGAGGGCGAGGGCGGTGGTGGCGGCGAAGGCCGCGGTGATCTTGATGTTCTTACGCGAGTTACGCACGAAAAGTGCCTCTTTCTGGTGGTGCGGACAGCGCCCGGACAAGGAGTGCGGGCTTGGTGCGGCGTGGTGCCGGGGTGTGGTGGTCAGGCGGTGCGGCCGCGGCGCGACAGCAGCCGTACGATCCCGTCGCCGACCAGCTGGACGGCGGTGACGAGGGCGATCAGGATCACCACGGTGATGAGCATGAACTGGGTCTCGAAGCGCTGGAAGCCGTAGGTGACGGCCTTGGATCCGAGGCCCTCGCCGCCGACCGCGCCCGCCATCGCCGAGTAGCCGACGAGGACGATCACGGTGGTGGTGACGGCGGCGACGAGCGAGGGCAGGGCCTGCGGGAGCAGCACCTTGCGGATGATCGTCGGGATGGAGCCGCCCATGGACTGGACCGCTTCGACCAGTCCGTGGTCGACCTCGCGGACCGCCGTCTCGACGAGCCGCGCGAAGAAGGGGATGGCGCCGACGGCGAGCGGCACGATCATGGCCGTGGGGCCGATGAAGGTGCCGACCACCGCGGTGGTGAACGGGATCAGCGCGATCAGCAGGATGATGAACGGCAGCGAGCGGCCGATGTTCACGACCACGCCGACGGCCTTGTTCACCGGGAGGTTCTGCAGCAGTCCGCCCTTGTCGGTGAGGACGAGCAGGATGCCGAGCGGGAGGCCGCCGATGACGGTGGCGACCGTGGACCACAGGACCATGTAAAGGGTGTCGACGGTGCCCTGGGTGAGCAGCGGCTCCATTTCGGACCAGGTCACTTGACGGTCTCCTTCACCAGTTCCGTGCGGGGCGCGGGGATGTCCTCGGACTCGGGCGCCGGCTCGCGGTCGTCCTCGACGAGCTCGACCTGGAGGCCCTGTTCGCGCAGGAAGCCGACGGGCACGACGTTGTCGTCGTACCGGCCGGGCAGCTCGATGCGCATCCGCCCGATCTGCTTGCCGCCGACGGTGTCCATCGCGGCGCCCAGGATCGATATGTCGATGTTGTACGTGCGCGCGAGCTGCGAGACGACCGGCTGGGTGGCGGCCTCGCCGTGGAAGGTGACGTCGACGACCGTGCGGTCCGGGCCCGAGGCGTCCCCGGTCACCGGGAACAGCTCGTGGGCGAGCTCGGAGCCGGGGGTGGCGAGCAGCTCGCTCACCGTGCCGGACTCGACGATCCGGCCCTGCTTCATCAGGGCCGCCGAGTCGCAGACGGTCTTGACGACGTCCATCTCGTGGGTGATGAGGAGGACGGTCAGGCCGAGCTGGCGGTTGAGGTCGCGCAGCAGGTGGAGGATCGAGCGGGTGGTCTCGGGGTCGAGGGCGCTGGTGGCCTCGTCGGAGAGGAGTACCTTCGGGTTCCCGGCGAGCGCCCGGGCGATGCCCACGCGCTGCTTCTGGCCGCCGGAGAGCTGTCCGGGGTACGCCTTGGCCTTGTCGGCGAGGCCGACGAGGTCGAGGAGTTCGAGGGCGCGGCGGGCGCGCTCGGCGCGGGGGACGCCGAGGATCTCCAGGGGGAGCTCGATGTTGTCCTGGACGGTCCGTGAGGACAGCAGGTTGAAGTGCTGGAAGACCATGCCGATGCGGCTGCGCGCCTCGCGCAGTTCCCTGGAGGCCCGGTTGCCGCGTCCGGCGAGTGCGGTGAGGTCGACGCCGTCGACGGTCACGGTGCCGGAGGTGGGGCGCTCCAGCAGGTTGACGCAGCGGATGAGGGAGGACTTGCCGGCGCCGCTGCGGCCGATGACGCCGAAGACCTCGCCCTCGCGGACGTGCAGGTCGACGCCGTCCAGGGCGGTGACGTCGCGGCCTCGCGACTGGTAGACCTTGGTGAGGCCCGTAGTGGTGATCACAGGGGTTTCCGTCACTGTCGAGTGCGCGGCGCGGGGTTCCGCCGGCACGGGTGTGTCGTCTTGGAACGGTCGGGCTCGGGACAGCGAGGCGCGGCACGGATGACCGGTGGGCAGCGTGCGCGCGGGCGAGCGAGGTCCGGCAGGTCTTCGGCGGACTCGGCTCGGCCGTCCCGGGGTCTCGCTTCGGGGCGCGAGGCTCAGGCAGGGGCCCTCAGAAGGCGCACATTCGACACATACAGCGAGCACCGGGCGTCGTGTTCGCCTCGGTCGCAAGGGTGCGGCTGCTCGTCGTGGTCATGCGGCAAGTAAAGCAGACACACATACGAGCGGATCACGGGTGTCCGCATAACGGACTCCCGCGGTCCGGATTACGGACGGCTCAGCCGGCCGCGGTGATCTCCACTCCAACCGCCGTGGCCTGCGCGGACACGGCGGAGAGGTCCCGCACGACGATGTCCGCGTCGAGCTCGGCGGGGTCGTGGGTTGTGGCCAAGGCCACGGTCGTCATCCCGGCGGCGCGGCCCGCGGCCAGCCCGGCGGGCGCGTCCTCGAAGACCACGCAGCGGGCCGGGTCGACGCCGAGCCGGCGGGCGGCGAGCAGGAACGGCTCCGGGTCGGGCTTGCCCCGGCTGACGTCGTCGGCGGCTATGAGGGTCTTGGGCCGGATGCCGACGGCCTCCAGCCGGGCCTCGCCGAGCCGCCGGGTGGCGGAGGTCACCACGGCCCACCGCTCGGCGGGCAGCGAGGCGATCAGCCGGGCCGTCCCAGGCAGCAGGACGACGCCGCCCGTCACGTCCTCGACCTCCAGCTGCTCGATACGGGCCACCGCTGCCGGTACGACGTCGGCGGGCAGCAGATCCGCGGCGATCTCGGCGGCGGGGCGGCCGTGCAGCTCGACCCGGGCGAACTCCTCCGCCGCGATGCCGTACTCCCCCGCCCACCGGGTCCAGCAGCGGTGGACGGATTCGAGGGACGAGACGAGCGTCCCGTCGTTGTCGAACAGCAGGGCTTCGGCGTGGAGCTCGGTGAGGGCAGGCATGGCCCCGACCCTAACTTTCGCCCAGGGGGCCGAACGCATCGGGCCTTTCGGCCCGTAATACGCTCGACGGCATGCTCGACGCCCTCACGGTCGCGGTCTCCGCGGCCGCGCTCGCACTTGCCGCCTGGTGCGGCTTCGCCGCGTACCGGGACCAGCCGACCAAGGACTGGCACTTCATCGGCATGGCGGTGGTGACGGTGCTGGCGCTGGCGCAGCTGGTGACCGGGATCGTGCAGCTGGCGCGCGGCGAGAAGGCCGACGAGGGTTCGGTGATCTTCATCTCGTATCTGCTCGGCGCGTTCGCCGCCGTGCCCGCGGCCGGGTTCCTTTCGCTGACCGAGCGGACCCGCTGGGGTTCGGTGACGGTCGCGGCGGGCGCGGTGGTGCTCGCCGTGCTGGAAGTGCGGCTCTACGACATCTGGAAGGGCTGACGATGACCGGGACCGACTCCACGACGGGCATCACCGGCGAGGCGCCGGGCTCCCCCTCCCGGACCCGGCTGGTCCGGGGCCCCGGACTGCTGGTGGTCTGGCTGTACGGCGTGATGTCGGTGGGCGCGGTCTCGCGCTCGGTCTACCAGATCGCCACCGAGTACGAGCGCGCCCCGCTCGCCTACTCGCTCTCGGCGATCGCCGCCGTGGTGTACGCGTTCATCACGTACACCCTGGTGCGCGGCGGTGAGACGGCCCGCAGGGCGGCGCTGGTGTGCTGCGCCGCCGAGCTGGTGGGCGTGCTGACCGTGGGCACCTGGACGCTGGCGGACCCGTCGGCCTTCCCGGACGCCACGGTCTGGTCGGACTACGGGATGGGCTATCTCTTCATCCCGGTGCTGCTGCCGGTCACGGGCATCCTGTGGCTGCGCAGGTCCCGCCGGTAGGCCCGGCGGGACCCCGTACGGCGCACGGTCAGGCGCTGGCGGCGTAGTCGCCCTGCGCCCGGGCGGCGTCCTTCTCCAGCGTGATGAGGGTCAGCCGCGGCCCGACCTCGCGGGTCGCGACGGGTGCGTAGCCGTGGCTGCGGTAGAGGCGCA from Streptomyces formicae includes these protein-coding regions:
- a CDS encoding methionine ABC transporter permease yields the protein MTWSEMEPLLTQGTVDTLYMVLWSTVATVIGGLPLGILLVLTDKGGLLQNLPVNKAVGVVVNIGRSLPFIILLIALIPFTTAVVGTFIGPTAMIVPLAVGAIPFFARLVETAVREVDHGLVEAVQSMGGSIPTIIRKVLLPQALPSLVAAVTTTVIVLVGYSAMAGAVGGEGLGSKAVTYGFQRFETQFMLITVVILIALVTAVQLVGDGIVRLLSRRGRTA
- a CDS encoding methionine ABC transporter ATP-binding protein; this translates as MITTTGLTKVYQSRGRDVTALDGVDLHVREGEVFGVIGRSGAGKSSLIRCVNLLERPTSGTVTVDGVDLTALAGRGNRASRELREARSRIGMVFQHFNLLSSRTVQDNIELPLEILGVPRAERARRALELLDLVGLADKAKAYPGQLSGGQKQRVGIARALAGNPKVLLSDEATSALDPETTRSILHLLRDLNRQLGLTVLLITHEMDVVKTVCDSAALMKQGRIVESGTVSELLATPGSELAHELFPVTGDASGPDRTVVDVTFHGEAATQPVVSQLARTYNIDISILGAAMDTVGGKQIGRMRIELPGRYDDNVVPVGFLREQGLQVELVEDDREPAPESEDIPAPRTELVKETVK
- a CDS encoding HAD-IA family hydrolase → MPALTELHAEALLFDNDGTLVSSLESVHRCWTRWAGEYGIAAEEFARVELHGRPAAEIAADLLPADVVPAAVARIEQLEVEDVTGGVVLLPGTARLIASLPAERWAVVTSATRRLGEARLEAVGIRPKTLIAADDVSRGKPDPEPFLLAARRLGVDPARCVVFEDAPAGLAAGRAAGMTTVALATTHDPAELDADIVVRDLSAVSAQATAVGVEITAAG